The following proteins come from a genomic window of Pirellulales bacterium:
- a CDS encoding thioredoxin family protein, producing MLTAARTLRFVTASLFVTATLSSQAAEIAWQQSLPAALATAAQSNRLVLVHCWAPWCGPCMRMEREVFTQPGLDEALGSNFVLVKFNADDHQTDLQQFGVRSLPSDVILSPDGRIVKVMQSPQTADQYAGVITQVATAYRAKQSAAIAAATPRPAAVQPQYTQQQMVAEPHQAPAPPQAPAPPAAAINAQPPVAPPTAEVAAPAAARLAIDGYCPVQLMENRVWAAGDPQFTATYQGQLFYFASAEAQQMFWNNPDRYSPAAVGNDAVVALDEGQQVPGQRRHGVYYGDRIYLFSSEQSLAKFYGDPERYAAAARGMQAAIPRNTSSQR from the coding sequence ATGTTGACGGCGGCGCGCACCTTGCGATTCGTGACGGCATCGCTGTTCGTCACGGCCACTTTGTCCAGCCAAGCCGCGGAAATCGCCTGGCAGCAGAGCTTGCCGGCTGCGCTGGCCACCGCAGCGCAATCCAACCGCCTGGTCCTGGTGCATTGCTGGGCGCCCTGGTGCGGACCCTGCATGCGGATGGAACGCGAAGTCTTCACTCAGCCAGGGCTCGACGAAGCCCTCGGCAGCAACTTCGTGCTCGTAAAATTCAATGCCGACGATCACCAGACCGACTTGCAGCAATTCGGCGTTCGATCGCTGCCATCGGACGTCATCCTCTCGCCCGATGGCCGCATCGTCAAAGTGATGCAGAGCCCGCAGACCGCCGACCAGTATGCCGGCGTAATCACGCAAGTGGCGACCGCGTACCGCGCCAAGCAGTCAGCGGCCATCGCAGCCGCGACGCCGCGGCCGGCGGCCGTGCAGCCGCAATACACGCAGCAACAAATGGTGGCCGAGCCACATCAGGCCCCGGCACCTCCACAAGCGCCAGCGCCTCCGGCCGCCGCGATCAACGCACAACCGCCGGTGGCGCCGCCGACCGCCGAAGTGGCGGCTCCGGCAGCGGCGCGGCTGGCGATCGACGGCTATTGCCCCGTGCAACTGATGGAGAATCGCGTCTGGGCCGCCGGCGACCCGCAGTTCACGGCGACCTACCAAGGGCAATTGTTCTACTTTGCCTCGGCCGAGGCGCAGCAGATGTTTTGGAATAACCCCGACCGTTATTCGCCGGCCGCAGTCGGCAACGATGCCGTCGTCGCACTCGACGAAGGGCAGCAGGTGCCCGGCCAGCGCCGCCACGGTGTCTATTACGGCGACCGCATCTATCTATTCTCGAGCGAACAGTCGCTGGCCAAGTTCTACGGCGATCCGGAACGCTATGCCGCCGCGGCCCGGGGCATGCAGGCTGCAATTCCGCGGAATACCAGCTCGCAGCGGTAA
- the rho gene encoding transcription termination factor Rho gives MGKKKGGRPRGRGGPGGYGGGHFHGRPRHHHPYPRQDGPRPQTTEAEPSENGEPLPLEPASGVLELHPNGYGFLRDPKNNYVRERTDPFVPGAMIDRFCLREGVLINGMVQPNRKQQGPRLREIIDIDGCKAEDYPNVKTFDVLTPINPETWLRLETGPEPLSTRIMDLLTPLGKGQRALIVAPPRTGKTVMLQQIAQAISQNWPDIKLILLLIDERPEEVTDMRRVVVNGEVVASSLDRDVESHVRLSQLVVERCKRLVELGKDVFLVMDSITRMARAFNKWVGNTGRTMSGGVDIKAMDIPKKLFATARQFEEGGSLTIVATALVDTGSRMDELIFQEFKGTGNMEVVLDRKLADRRVWPAIDISQSGTRKEEKLLEPDTLHAVTMLRRTLSSMHHVDAMEQLTKQLSKFPTNRDFVKLISGVQARD, from the coding sequence ATGGGAAAGAAAAAGGGAGGCCGGCCGCGCGGTCGCGGGGGACCAGGCGGCTACGGTGGCGGGCATTTTCACGGACGTCCGCGGCATCATCATCCATATCCGCGCCAGGATGGCCCGCGGCCGCAGACGACCGAGGCCGAACCTAGCGAAAACGGCGAACCGCTGCCTCTGGAGCCGGCCTCGGGCGTGCTCGAACTGCACCCCAATGGCTACGGCTTCTTGCGCGATCCGAAGAACAACTACGTCCGCGAGCGGACCGATCCGTTCGTCCCGGGCGCGATGATCGACCGCTTCTGTCTGCGTGAAGGTGTGCTCATCAACGGGATGGTTCAGCCGAATCGCAAGCAGCAGGGTCCGCGGTTGCGCGAAATCATCGATATCGACGGCTGCAAGGCCGAAGACTATCCGAACGTCAAGACGTTCGACGTGCTCACGCCGATCAACCCTGAGACGTGGTTGCGCCTGGAGACGGGCCCCGAACCGCTGAGCACGCGGATCATGGACCTGCTCACGCCGCTGGGCAAAGGCCAGCGCGCGCTGATCGTCGCCCCGCCGCGCACCGGCAAGACGGTGATGCTGCAGCAGATCGCTCAGGCCATCTCGCAGAACTGGCCCGACATCAAGCTGATCTTGCTGCTCATCGACGAACGGCCTGAGGAAGTGACCGACATGCGCCGCGTGGTCGTCAATGGCGAGGTCGTGGCCAGCAGCCTCGATCGCGACGTGGAAAGTCACGTCCGGCTGTCGCAGTTGGTCGTCGAACGCTGCAAGCGGCTGGTCGAACTGGGCAAGGACGTGTTCCTCGTCATGGACTCGATCACCCGCATGGCCCGCGCCTTCAACAAGTGGGTCGGGAATACCGGCCGGACGATGTCCGGCGGCGTCGACATCAAGGCCATGGACATTCCCAAGAAACTGTTCGCCACCGCGCGGCAATTCGAAGAAGGCGGCTCGCTGACGATCGTCGCGACGGCGCTGGTCGACACCGGCAGCCGCATGGACGAGCTGATCTTCCAGGAGTTCAAGGGTACCGGCAACATGGAAGTGGTGCTCGACCGCAAGCTGGCCGACCGCCGCGTTTGGCCGGCGATCGATATCAGCCAGTCGGGTACCCGGAAGGAAGAAAAGTTGCTCGAGCCTGACACGCTACACGCGGTGACGATGTTGCGGCGCACGTTGAGCTCGATGCATCACGTCGACGCGATGGAGCAGCTGACCAAGCAGTTGAGCAAGTTCCCGACCAACCGGGACTTCGTTAAGCTGATCTCCGGCGTCCAGGCCCGCGACTAG
- a CDS encoding DUF1501 domain-containing protein has translation MRNLICSEAQSALSLSRRAFLQVGAIGSAGLTLADVLRADARAAASGAASARKSVIILWLRGGPSQHDMWDPKPEAPSEIRGEFAPIATAVPGVQVCELLPQCARIMHKWSLIRSLHHRPEDGDVGHSNGDQICFTGYASGPNPDINIMPSCGSIVARQQQRLDPSLPAYVVIPKVAPGMGAAYLGAACNPFETVADPAIDSPFRVRDFALAEGLTSARVQQRGMLRSALDRMRPIGATAETDKFHAQALDIVAGGAASAAFDLESEPQHVRERYGMMPTFDPGDPMRCGSKNWAQRMLLARRLIEAGVRIVTVEMRWWDFHKQGFDSQRRGFLPRFDQAYSALIEDLEQRGLLESTLVVAWGEMGRTPRVNKDAGRDHWPQVFSAALAGGGVQGGRVIGASDRTGSIPKDNPKLPHDVLATIYQHLGVDTRAQYTDTSGRPHVVLPQGERVAELFS, from the coding sequence ATGCGCAATCTGATCTGCTCCGAGGCGCAGAGCGCACTTTCGCTCAGTCGGCGGGCTTTCTTGCAAGTCGGAGCCATCGGCTCGGCCGGATTGACTCTGGCCGACGTCCTGCGCGCCGACGCACGCGCCGCGGCATCGGGTGCGGCGAGCGCTCGTAAGAGCGTCATCATCCTGTGGTTGCGCGGCGGTCCAAGTCAGCACGACATGTGGGACCCCAAGCCCGAGGCCCCCAGCGAGATTCGCGGCGAGTTTGCGCCCATTGCCACTGCGGTACCGGGCGTCCAGGTTTGCGAGTTGTTGCCGCAATGCGCCCGGATCATGCACAAGTGGTCGCTCATCCGCAGCCTGCACCACCGCCCCGAAGACGGTGACGTAGGCCATTCGAACGGCGACCAGATTTGTTTCACAGGCTACGCATCGGGGCCGAATCCCGATATCAACATCATGCCCAGCTGCGGCTCGATCGTCGCGCGACAGCAACAACGGCTGGATCCGAGCTTGCCGGCCTATGTGGTGATTCCGAAAGTTGCGCCCGGCATGGGGGCTGCTTATTTGGGCGCCGCCTGCAATCCATTCGAGACCGTCGCCGATCCGGCGATCGATTCGCCTTTTCGTGTTCGCGACTTTGCCCTGGCCGAAGGCCTGACGTCGGCACGCGTGCAGCAGCGCGGCATGTTGCGCAGCGCGCTGGATCGCATGCGGCCCATCGGCGCGACTGCTGAGACGGACAAGTTTCACGCCCAGGCGTTGGACATCGTCGCCGGCGGCGCGGCGAGCGCGGCGTTTGATCTGGAAAGCGAGCCGCAACACGTTCGCGAACGTTACGGCATGATGCCGACCTTCGATCCGGGCGATCCTATGCGGTGCGGCTCGAAGAATTGGGCACAGCGGATGCTCTTGGCGCGGCGGCTGATCGAGGCTGGCGTGCGGATCGTGACGGTCGAAATGCGCTGGTGGGATTTCCACAAGCAGGGATTCGACTCGCAGCGTCGCGGGTTCTTGCCCCGCTTCGATCAGGCCTATTCCGCCTTGATCGAAGATCTTGAGCAGCGCGGGTTGCTGGAGTCGACCTTGGTGGTCGCTTGGGGAGAAATGGGGCGGACGCCGCGCGTCAACAAGGACGCAGGTCGCGACCATTGGCCGCAAGTGTTTTCGGCGGCTCTGGCCGGGGGTGGCGTGCAAGGGGGCCGCGTCATCGGCGCGTCTGATCGCACCGGATCGATCCCCAAGGACAATCCCAAATTGCCGCACGACGTGCTGGCCACGATCTATCAGCATCTGGGCGTCGACACGCGCGCCCAATACACCGACACGTCAGGCCGTCCGCACGTCGTCTTGCCGCAGGGCGAACGCGTTGCGGAGCTATTCTCTTGA
- a CDS encoding DUF2309 domain-containing protein gives MQEASKLASGHVSSEAHSLQAHSLSELIEHATHVLPSQGPISVFVHHNTLHALEQLRFDQAVLEGLKVYGGQPYLPESAYRQMVAQGRIRTTDIAAVLLDDLQDSADELIGFMGTRYALRRAMLEYPLLFGSDAETRWLIAEGDALRCFRPETPEPLRRQAIEEARGWVMVYLHAGREQVDHHIRGAVDELLHTFGTASIESWSEDRWESLTLHLLWRICMHGVHGVPRIETHQPLVRHRDVLWQARGRDIDLLVNPLLIQFCAAFLDQGFAIWQVPRRDAGFLESFKAVHGHSRWFDAGWLRDLPAELAQIESSREGALASIKRSLELLGVEPGEAGDYIQETLLALPGWAGMLWQMETNAEWTVRPAPPGSLVEYLAVRLVLERLALRHYVPEARRGAIELRRLRKYLRRTQPREPRVHVEQRAHLVFQLAQLRGWSLRELLSMSKPQWTCLVQEIESFPGLERRRILHLAFERRYRTQALDALYMHSSRPLPPVEQPTSFQLVTCIDDREESFRRHLEEVDPRCVTYAMAGFFAVAMYYRGAADAHYRPLCPVVIKPKHFVREEPAYSLRAANRQRAQTRRVLGTASHRWHLQSRSFLGGFLTALFGSLASMPLVARIMFPRITAQLRRAFGEFVQPPPVTELTLLRYQDPPNQEPEHHGYSCDEMVACVERVLRDIGLTHDFARIVIVLGHGSSSLNNPHESAYNCGACSGGLGGPNARAITKMANDPVVRERLAEHGLLIPDDTVFVGGFHNTCTDEVTYFDLDSIPVPHRAEFEAATAAIDEARARNAHERIRRFVSADLSLTSAHALDHVHERSEDLSQARPEYNHATNAMCIVGRRSRTRGLFLDRRAFLSDYDPTQDDEQASILARILAPAIPVCAGISLEYYFSCVDPAVYGCGSKLPHNIVSLLGVMEGAATDLRPGLSQQMIEIHEPLRILFVIETTPEVMLRLIDANPVIGQLIRNEWVQLATLSPDGPTIHVYERGVFKEYEVEDGELPKVARSLDWYRGRRGHLGIAVIEPEPENRGNGVTEGALHGS, from the coding sequence GTGCAAGAAGCCTCGAAGCTCGCTTCTGGCCATGTATCGTCAGAAGCTCATTCCCTGCAGGCGCATTCGCTGTCTGAGCTGATCGAACATGCGACGCATGTTCTGCCAAGCCAGGGCCCCATTTCCGTCTTCGTCCACCACAACACGCTGCACGCCTTGGAGCAACTGCGCTTCGATCAGGCGGTGTTGGAAGGGTTGAAGGTCTACGGCGGCCAGCCCTATCTGCCGGAAAGCGCGTACCGGCAGATGGTTGCCCAAGGGCGCATTCGCACGACCGACATCGCGGCTGTGTTGCTCGACGACCTGCAGGATTCGGCCGACGAATTGATCGGCTTCATGGGCACGCGCTATGCCTTGCGCCGCGCGATGCTCGAGTATCCGCTCCTGTTCGGTTCCGATGCCGAGACCCGCTGGCTGATTGCCGAAGGCGACGCACTGCGGTGTTTCCGGCCGGAGACGCCCGAGCCGCTGCGCCGGCAGGCGATCGAGGAGGCCCGGGGCTGGGTCATGGTGTATCTGCACGCGGGCCGCGAGCAGGTCGACCATCACATTCGCGGCGCGGTCGACGAGCTGCTGCACACCTTCGGCACGGCATCGATCGAGTCGTGGAGCGAGGATCGCTGGGAATCGCTCACGCTGCATCTGTTGTGGCGGATCTGCATGCATGGCGTGCACGGCGTGCCGCGGATCGAGACCCACCAGCCGCTGGTCCGTCACCGCGATGTGCTCTGGCAGGCGCGGGGGCGCGATATTGACCTGCTGGTCAACCCGTTGCTGATCCAGTTTTGCGCCGCATTTCTCGATCAAGGTTTCGCCATTTGGCAGGTTCCCCGGCGCGACGCCGGATTCCTGGAATCGTTCAAGGCGGTGCACGGCCATTCGCGCTGGTTCGATGCGGGCTGGCTGCGAGACTTGCCGGCCGAGTTGGCCCAGATCGAGTCGTCGCGTGAGGGTGCACTGGCCTCGATCAAACGCTCGCTCGAGCTGCTGGGAGTCGAGCCGGGCGAGGCAGGTGACTACATCCAAGAGACGCTGCTCGCGCTGCCGGGCTGGGCCGGCATGCTGTGGCAGATGGAAACTAACGCGGAATGGACAGTGCGTCCTGCTCCGCCTGGCAGCCTGGTCGAATATCTCGCGGTGCGGCTGGTTCTGGAACGCCTGGCCCTGCGGCATTATGTGCCGGAAGCGCGGCGGGGCGCGATCGAATTGCGGCGCTTGCGCAAGTATCTGCGCCGGACACAGCCGCGCGAGCCGCGTGTGCACGTCGAGCAACGCGCGCATCTGGTTTTCCAGTTGGCCCAGTTGCGCGGGTGGAGCCTGCGCGAATTGCTCAGCATGTCGAAGCCGCAATGGACGTGCCTGGTGCAGGAGATCGAGTCGTTCCCCGGCTTGGAGCGGCGGCGAATTCTGCACCTGGCGTTCGAGCGTCGCTATCGAACTCAGGCGCTCGACGCGCTGTACATGCACAGTTCGCGCCCGCTGCCACCCGTCGAACAGCCGACTTCGTTTCAACTGGTGACCTGCATCGACGATCGCGAAGAATCTTTCCGCCGGCATTTGGAGGAAGTCGATCCGCGTTGCGTGACCTACGCCATGGCCGGCTTTTTCGCCGTGGCCATGTACTATCGCGGCGCGGCCGACGCCCACTATCGCCCCTTGTGTCCCGTCGTGATCAAGCCCAAGCACTTCGTTCGCGAAGAGCCGGCGTACTCGTTAAGGGCCGCCAATCGGCAGCGAGCCCAGACGCGGCGCGTGCTGGGCACCGCGTCGCACCGCTGGCACCTGCAGAGCCGCAGCTTCTTGGGCGGTTTCCTCACGGCGCTGTTCGGCTCGTTGGCGTCGATGCCGTTGGTGGCCCGGATCATGTTTCCCCGGATTACGGCCCAGCTGCGGCGCGCGTTCGGCGAATTCGTGCAGCCGCCGCCGGTCACCGAGCTGACGCTGCTGCGCTATCAGGACCCGCCCAACCAGGAGCCCGAACATCATGGCTATTCGTGCGACGAGATGGTGGCGTGCGTCGAGCGCGTGTTGCGTGACATCGGCCTGACTCACGATTTCGCGCGGATTGTGATTGTCCTGGGGCACGGTTCGTCGAGCCTGAATAACCCGCACGAATCGGCGTATAACTGCGGCGCGTGCAGCGGCGGTCTGGGCGGCCCGAACGCGCGGGCGATCACCAAGATGGCGAACGATCCGGTGGTTCGCGAGCGGCTCGCCGAGCACGGGCTGTTGATTCCGGACGATACGGTCTTCGTCGGCGGCTTCCATAACACCTGCACCGACGAAGTGACGTACTTCGACCTGGACAGCATTCCTGTGCCGCATCGGGCCGAATTCGAGGCAGCCACTGCGGCGATCGACGAAGCTCGGGCCCGCAATGCGCACGAACGGATTCGGCGTTTCGTCTCGGCCGACCTCTCCTTGACCTCTGCGCATGCGCTCGACCACGTGCACGAACGGTCGGAAGACCTGTCGCAGGCGCGGCCGGAATACAATCACGCCACGAATGCCATGTGCATCGTCGGCCGCCGGTCGCGCACGCGCGGCCTATTCCTCGATCGCCGTGCCTTCTTGAGCGATTACGATCCGACGCAGGATGACGAACAGGCGTCGATCCTGGCCCGGATTTTGGCGCCCGCGATTCCGGTTTGCGCAGGCATTAGCCTGGAATACTACTTTTCGTGCGTCGATCCGGCGGTCTATGGCTGTGGTTCGAAACTGCCGCACAACATCGTCTCGCTGCTGGGCGTCATGGAGGGGGCCGCGACAGACCTACGGCCCGGCTTGTCGCAACAGATGATCGAGATCCACGAGCCGTTGCGGATTTTGTTCGTCATCGAGACGACGCCCGAGGTGATGCTGCGGCTGATCGACGCGAACCCCGTGATTGGCCAGTTGATTCGCAACGAGTGGGTTCAATTGGCCACGCTGTCGCCCGATGGGCCGACGATTCACGTTTATGAACGAGGCGTGTTCAAGGAATACGAGGTCGAAGACGGGGAACTGCCCAAGGTGGCGCGATCGCTCGATTGGTATCGCGGGCGCCGCGGTCACCTGGGCATTGCCGTGATCGAACCCGAGCCGGAAAATCGCGGTAACGGCGTGACGGAAGGAGCGTTGCATGGATCTTGA
- a CDS encoding oxidoreductase yields the protein MDLDLIFNWLGIVVVGAPTLLMALMGLSYLVNQPLSEHALSRSTQIAVMTGLVAAIAVLVLMLVTGVRFVPIEFGNWVVIPQEHFHFHLKIVFDRLSVPFCILIFVLVATTGAFANRYLHREPGYGRFFMLYSFFLLGMVLAALAGTIETLFLGWELVGLSSALLVAYFHERRSPVVNGQRVWSVYRVADAAFLGAAVLLHHLRGEGDFMALMGTGPWPEGAATLSPRAALLVGSLLLLAAAGKSALVPFSGWLPRAMEGPTPSSAIFYGALSVHLGVYLLLRVSPLLDLSPTLRAMVIILGLATALFASGAASVQSDIKTGLAFASLTQVGIITVEIGLGFRYLALVHIIGHACLRMLQLLRAPTLIRDYHSLENAIGGRLQHRPSRWLLWLPEPLQLRLYRLFIERGELDALLDQIVAVWVGMFRFFDTWERRWTDWLSGTRSRESDRIASGRPVEDLR from the coding sequence ATGGATCTTGACCTGATCTTCAACTGGCTGGGGATCGTCGTCGTTGGCGCACCGACGCTGTTGATGGCGTTGATGGGGCTCAGCTACCTGGTCAATCAACCGCTCAGCGAACACGCCTTGTCGCGCAGCACGCAGATTGCGGTGATGACCGGTCTGGTCGCGGCGATTGCCGTGCTCGTGTTGATGCTGGTGACAGGAGTCCGCTTTGTGCCGATCGAATTCGGCAATTGGGTGGTGATTCCCCAGGAGCATTTTCATTTTCATTTGAAGATCGTCTTCGATCGCCTGTCGGTGCCCTTTTGCATCCTGATTTTCGTGCTGGTCGCCACGACCGGCGCGTTTGCCAATCGGTATCTGCACCGCGAGCCCGGCTATGGTCGGTTCTTCATGCTCTACTCGTTCTTCCTGCTGGGCATGGTGCTCGCGGCGCTGGCCGGCACGATCGAGACCTTGTTCCTCGGCTGGGAACTGGTGGGGCTGTCGTCGGCGCTGCTAGTGGCCTATTTCCACGAACGCCGGTCGCCGGTCGTCAACGGGCAGCGTGTCTGGTCGGTCTACCGCGTCGCGGATGCGGCCTTTCTCGGGGCCGCCGTGCTGCTGCACCACCTGCGCGGAGAGGGCGACTTCATGGCGCTGATGGGCACCGGGCCATGGCCCGAGGGTGCCGCGACGCTGTCGCCCCGGGCAGCGCTGCTCGTCGGCTCGCTGCTGTTGCTGGCAGCCGCGGGCAAATCGGCATTGGTGCCTTTTTCCGGCTGGTTACCGCGCGCCATGGAAGGTCCGACGCCGTCCAGCGCGATTTTCTACGGCGCTCTATCGGTCCACCTGGGCGTGTATCTGCTGCTGCGCGTCAGCCCGCTGCTCGATCTTTCGCCGACGCTGCGCGCGATGGTCATTATCCTGGGCCTGGCGACGGCGCTGTTCGCTTCGGGCGCGGCGAGCGTGCAAAGCGATATCAAGACGGGCCTGGCCTTTGCCTCGCTCACGCAGGTCGGCATCATCACCGTCGAGATCGGCCTGGGGTTCCGCTACCTGGCCTTGGTGCACATCATCGGTCACGCCTGCCTGCGGATGCTGCAATTGTTGCGGGCCCCGACGTTGATCCGCGACTACCACTCTCTGGAAAACGCCATTGGCGGGCGGCTGCAGCATCGGCCCAGCCGGTGGCTGCTCTGGTTGCCCGAACCGCTGCAGTTGCGGCTCTATCGCTTGTTCATCGAGCGCGGTGAGCTCGACGCGCTGCTCGACCAGATCGTGGCGGTCTGGGTCGGCATGTTCCGCTTTTTCGACACCTGGGAGCGGCGCTGGACCGACTGGCTGTCGGGCACGCGCTCGCGCGAATCGGATCGCATCGCCAGCGGACGCCCGGTTGAGGACCTGCGATGA